One window of Magallana gigas chromosome 2, xbMagGiga1.1, whole genome shotgun sequence genomic DNA carries:
- the LOC105346223 gene encoding transforming growth factor-beta-induced protein ig-h3 — MMIAFVALTVFVQSVFAGNLVDVLQHNGETTLISLVKQAGLADALLSGEYTIFAPTNAAFSKLPQSVLDGLQRDTTALANILKYHVVKGSIHKADASNELQLETLAGTKIRFNIYNHNNVVTVEGSKITHFDLTASNGMVHVIDTVMMPPTGSIVDLVAGNSHLSTLLSLVQSAGLAGALQGDGLTVFAPTDAAFNKLDTHVLDNLKSHPQLLKEILEYHVVPHTEYSAGLYNREHLRTLDSHHDIIRLGVSSTNGVVLNRKSHVTQADISATNGVVHIIDHVLIPARHHFSSILGRK, encoded by the exons ATGATGATCGCCTTTGTAGCTTTGACCGTGTTTGTACAGAGCGTGTTTGCAGGTAACCTGGTGGATGTTTTACAGCACAATGGTGAGACGACGTTGATTTCACTTGTGAAACAAGCAGGTCTGGCTGATGCTCTGCTGTCAG GAGAATACACCATATTTGCTCCAACAAATGCTGCATTCTCCAAACTTCCCCAGTCTGTCCTTGACGGTCTACAGAGAGATACCACCGCTTTGGCAAATATACTGAAATACCACGTGGTCAAAGGTTCCATTCACAAGGCCGATGCATCCAATGAGCTTCAGTTGGAGACTTTGGCTGGAACCAAAATCAGATTTAACATCTATAATCACAATAAC GTGGTGACAGTAGAAGGATCCAAAATCACACACTTTGACCTGACCGCCTCAAACGGAATGGTGCACGTGATTGACACTGTGATGATGCCTCCTACAGGAAGCATTGTGGATTTGGTGGCCGGCAACAGCCACCTGAGTACTCTTTTGTCTCTGGTGCAATCAGCAGGATTGGCAGGGGCATTACAAG GAGATGGTCTAACAGTGTTCGCACCAACCGATGCTGCATTCAATAAACTCGACACTCATGTTTTGGACAATCTTAAAAGTCACCCACAGCTTCTTAAGG AAATTCTGGAGTACCACGTCGTTCCTCACACTGAATACTCAGCTGGATTGTACAACCGGGAACACCTCAGAACTCTTGATTCTCACCATGACATCATCAGACTAGGAGTCAGTA GTACTAATGGTGTTGTTCTTAACCGCAAATCTCATGTGACACAAGCCGACATCAGCGCCACCAATGGTGTCGTACACATCATAGATCACGTACTTATTCCAGCTCGTCATCATTTTTCTTCGATATTAGGAAGAAAGTAA
- the LOC105347632 gene encoding uncharacterized protein, with protein MLVFLPFLKNNYILNCFSGILKLRHLFNKIASLLTNRQSLFAMKFKGRFVSTKKLVSLNNLVVKKSATNENTTEEDHAPATTCMEESWEVGRRVVELKLLAEGLKECIFCKEPLSLISCTGEKKYGLASILYVSCQKCGTTNSLSTGKRHSTSGKGPARCFDINTKMAAAMINAGIGEQQVNNILAELNLPTIHHKTLKEREREIGHIIEDVAEKSCNSAIQAEISCSESGDAPSSSSAGIDVSSDGGWQKRGTGRSYNSLSGHVTVLGKNTKKCLSFGVACKTCRKCKNRSSTNVKNTSKKAHHCRKNWSGSAKGMEPFLTVKCLKSLKDKGLDVKTLIMDDDTTTFVRAKNAVSDQLKKCSDKSHILRNFSNSLYKVRDVHKNLSIANINYFKKCFSYAIEQNKGNEEGIRQNLLATVPHAFGDHSGCNEAWCGYIKNPDTYRHKSFNFGRNLQGEMLKESLYEVFSKYAGNAGKLSNLGSSNGNENLNQMIAKKAPKSQHYSGSDSLSFRVAAAIAQKNEGHGFIVEVNKASCLSPGKRTTTRAGYLDRKRARQQTRQSSRQAKLDRLRLKEDRQSSLVLSELHEGTTYETSVDFAVSSERQKELIAEIPSTPSRSRKLKPVATQVSDSTLIVADLETTGFSTSSSIIQIAAAPLHSDESFNRFVQPSNGFIPPTIQKLTGIEMHGLQMYYELTPVSSCGERQALVEFAAWLNKFSSPLIVAHNAQFDARILVSCFSRHGLIDLVKKVVGFSDTVKLFKKVYPDQQSYKLQDLVKSFAPDFESSNAHNAEHDVSMLKNLVTNKPNMEESLRDAVFSTEYVIANNEKLSNKNRNIGSFTDLITSNILTKSQSSTLAAYGLQSNHLKFALQRGGREGLLTLLKGKLKSFNSVIDKVISFYNV; from the exons ATGCTGGTGTTTCTACCgtttctgaaaaataattacattttaaattgttttagcGGAATATTAAAATTACGtcatctttttaataaaattgcgTCATTATTGACAAACCGTCAAAGCCTTTTTGCAATGAAGTTCAAAGGAAGATTCGTTTCTACAAAAAAACTAGTGAGTCTCAATAATTTGGTTGTAAAGAAAAGTGCCACGAATGAAAATACGACTGAAGAAGACCATGCACCTGCAACAACCTGCATGGAAGAGAGTTGGGAGGTAGGAAGGCGAGTTGTCGAATTGAAATTGCTCGCAGAGGGattaaaagaatgtattttcTGCAAGGAACCATTAAGTCTCATTTCATGCACCGGTGAGAAAAAATACGGATTGGCATCTATTCTCTATGTATCATGTCAAAAGTGCGGCACTACGAATTCCTTATCCACAGGAAAACGCCACAGCACAAGCGGCAAAGGACCAGCCCGTTGCTTTGACATCAACACAAAAATGGCAGCAG CTATGATAAACGCTGGCATTGGTGAACAACAGGTCAATAATATATTGGCAGAACTGAATCTTCCCACGATCCATCACAAAACTTTGAAAGAAAGAGAAAGGGAGATAGGCCATATAATTGAGGACGTTGCCGAGAAATCTTGTAATTCTGCCATACAAGCAGAAATTTCGTGCTCAGAAAG tGGTGACGCTCCAAGTTCTTCAAGTGCCGGCATAGATGTCTCTAGCGACGGTGGATGGCAAAAGAGGGGAACAGGGCGAAGTTACAATAGTTTGTCAG GGCATGTAACTGTTCTGGGGAAGAACACCAAGAAGTGTCTCTCTTTCGGCGTTGCCTGCAAGACatgtcgaaaatgtaaaaatcgcAGCTCTACAAACGTAAAAAATACGTCCAAAAAAGCCcatcattgtagaaaaaattgGAGCGGGTCTGCTAAAGGTATGGAACCTTTCCTGACTGTGAAATGCCTAAAATCACTGAAAGATAAGGGGTTAGATGTAAAAACTCTCATCATGGACGATGATACGACAACATTTGTTAGGGCTAAAAATGCTGTATCGGACCAGCTAAAAAAGTGCAGCGACAAAAGTCACATATTGCGAAATTTTAGCAACTCTCTCTACAAGGTCAGAGATGTCCACAAAAACCTATCCATTGCCAACATAAATTACTTCAAGAAATGCTTCAGTTACGCCATTGAACAAAATAAAGGCAATGAGGAAGGAATTCGCCAAAATTTATTAGCGACTGTCCCCCATGCTTTTGGTGACCACAGCGGATGTAATGAGGCATGGTGTGGCTACATTAAAAATCCAGACACCTATCGACACAAGAGTTTTAACTTTGGCCGAAATTTACAGGGAGAAATGCTCAAAGAGTCCTTATATGAAGTATTCAGCAAATATGCGGGAAATGCGGGGAAACTCTCAAACCTCGGCTCTTCCAATGGAAATGAAAACTTAAATCAGATGATTGCCAAGAAAGCACCTAAATCTCAACACTATTCTGGATCGGATAGCCTTTCATTTCGAGTTGCTGCAGCCATTGCCCAGAAGAATGAAGGACACGGCTTTATTGTAGAG gTCAACAAGGCCAGCTGCCTGTCACCTGGAAAACGGACAACCACGAGAGCAGGATACCTTGACCGAAAAAGAGCTCGGCAACAGACACGACAAAGTTCACGGCAGGCAAAATTAGATCGGCTGCGTCTAAAAGAAGATCGACAGTCTTCATTGGTGTTGTCGGAACTACACGAAGGCACAACTTACGAAACTAGTGTAGATTTTGCTGTTTCCTCCGAGAGACAAAAGGAACTAATAGCAGAAATCCCATCAACACCATCACGTTcaagaaagctgaaacctgTGGCTACTCAAGTGTCCGATTCTACACTCATTGTGGCAGATCTGGAGACTACGGGATTCT ccACAAGTAGCAGTATTATTCAGATAGCTGCAGCTCCTCTCCATTCTGACGAAAGTTTCAATAGATTCGTGCAACCTTCTAACGGTTTTATTCCTCCAACGATCCAAAAACTAACAGGGATAGAGATGCACGGGCTGCAAATGTATTATGAGTTGACCCCAGTTTCGTCATGTGGAGAGAGACAAGCTCTAGTAGAGTTTGCTGCGTGGCTGAACAAGTTTTCTTCCCCTTTGATTGTAGCACACAATGCACAATTCGATGCACGTATTTTAGTATCCTGCTTTTCAAGACATGGTCTGATAGATTTAGTAAAAAAAGTCGTCGGTTTCTCAGACACTGTGAAATTGTTCAAGAAAGTTTACCCCGATCAGCAGTCATATAAACTTCAAGATTTAGTTAAGTCGTTTGCACCAGATTTTGAATCTTCAAATGCACACAATGCTGAACATGATGTTTCAATGTTGAAAAACTTAGTAACGAACAAACCAAATATGGAGGAGTCACTCCGCGATGCAGTTTTTTCTACAGAGTACGTCATCGCAAACAacgaaaaactatcaaataagaacagaaacattggaagttttacTGACTTAATAACCTCAAACATTCTGACAAAGAGTCAAAGTTCTACGCTGGCAGCATATGGTTTGCAGTCAAACCATTTGAAATTCGCGCTGCAAAGAGGCGGAAGAGAAGGTCTTCTTACCCTACTGAAGGGAAAACTGAAATCTTTCAACTCTGTAATAGACAAggtcatttctttctataacgTATGA
- the LOC136272919 gene encoding uncharacterized protein: protein MPIVKGCIGDRIINVLRDTGCSRAVIRRDLVNPNQMTGQNQKCILADGRVVEADLAEVEIDTPYYTGTVTAWCFDNPSYDLILGNFNGVRNPDDPDTSWIRSTGTSAAVQTRAQAKKRSPTYKPLRVPDAVSEVTPKEIAHEQQTDQTLEKLRSLAKDNSEKSYKDGGKTKIYERNNIMYRDFTSPKCSNGKVFQQLIVPKKYRNAVMKLAHETIMAGHLGVKKTTDRLTSEFYWPGVQADIRRYCQSCDICQRTIPKGRTKPVPLGRMPIITTPFKRVAVDLVGPLDPRTTKGNKYILTLVDYATRYPEAVPLPGIETERVAEAMVDIFSRVGIPRELLSDQGSQFTSDLMKEVSRLLSLKRITTSPYHPICNGLVEKFNGTLKQMLKRMCAEKPKDWDKYINALLFAYREVPQESLGFAPFELLYGHTVRGPMQILKELWTEEIPDDDVKTTYQYVIDLREKLEETCKIAHEQLEKAQQKQRKYYNKKTKVRKMKVGDKVLILLPTEANKLLMQWKGPLDIVERLGDMDYRVNIDGKIKTIHANLLKQYIEREDECCGAFSACGVSLIDFDGDDDETDDNKEHILLPPAVQTETYNDVNISENATSDQRNALQKLCKSFADFLTDLPGVTNLVEHRIELMTNGPVRIKQYPLPFHTENTIKEEVEKMLQLKVIEPSSSPYCAPIVIARKKDGTNRFCVDFRKLNNITVFDSEPMPNPESIFAKMSGKKFVSKIDLSKGYWQVPMDHQSKHLTAFSTPCGLFQFTTMPFGLVNAPATFNRLMRKLLHGMNEVDNFIDDILISTDTWEDHLEVLTELFVRLQNAGLTARPSKCFFAFSELECLGHIIGQQRLRPEEDKIESLKNAPIPETKKQVRSFLGLAGFYRKFIPNFSVIAIPLTNLTKKGQPNKVKWTESTQQAFDTLKDLLCKRPILKLPDFDRTFILRTDASEDGIGAVLLQLENDEKLPVAYASRKLQDRERSYAVIEKECLAVVWGVQKFHQYLYGQEFSLETDHQPLTYLDKSKTENSRLMRWALLLQQYRFRIVTIKGSDNVGADYLSRQ from the coding sequence ATGCCAATCGTGAAAGGATGCATCGGTGACAGAATCATCAACGTGCTCAGGGACACTGGTTGCAGTCGTGCTGTGATTAGAAGAGATCTAGTTAATCCGAATCAAATGACAGGTCAAAATCAAAAGTGTATTCTAGCAGATGGAAGAGTTGTCGAAGCAGATCTAGCTGAAGTTGAAATAGATACTCCTTACTACACCGGTACAGTGACTGCTTGGTGTTTTGACAATCCGTCATATGACTTGATCCTCGGAAATTTCAATGGTGTAAGAAACCCAGATGATCCTGATACGTCATGGATTCGATCGACTGGAACATCAGCAGCAGTACAGACTCGTGCACAAGCAAAGAAAAGAAGTCCAACCTATAAACCATTAAGAGTTCCTGATGCAGTCTCGGAAGTTACACCAAAAGAGATCGCGCATGAACAACAAACAGATCAAACATTAGAAAAGTTAAGATCTTTAGCCAAAGACAATTCAGAAAAATCATATAAAGATGGAGGAAAAACCAAGATTTATGAACGGAACAATATTATGTACAGAGATTTCACAAGTCCAAAATGTTCAAACGGCAAGGTTTTTCAACAACTCATTGTGCCAAAGAAATACAGAAACGCAGTGATGAAGTTGGCGCATGAAACAATAATGGCAGGTCACCTTGGAGTCAAGAAAACTACTGATAGATTAACATCAGAATTCTACTGGCCTGGTGTTCAAGCAGATATCAGAAGATACTGTCAGTCCTGCGATATTTGCCAAAGAACAATCCCGAAAGGAAGAACCAAACCAGTACCACTTGGAAGGATGCCAATAATTACCACACCGTTTAAGCGTGTAGCAGTTGACCTCGTTGGACCACTTGATCCACGAACCACCAAAGGAAACAAATACATACTTACCTTGGTTGACTACGCAACTCGATATCCAGAGGCTGTACCATTACCAGGAATAGAAACAGAACGTGTGGCAGAAGCTATGGTCGATATATTCAGCCGCGTAGGGATACCAAGAGAGCTGTTATCTGATCAAGGATCACAGTTCACTTCAGACCTTATGAAAGAAGTCAGTCGATTATTATCTTTAAAGAGGATCACAACTTCCCCTTACCACCCAATCTGTAATGGATTAGTAGAAAAATTTAATGGTACTCTGAAACAAATGTTGAAGAGAATGTGTGCAGAAAAACCAAAGGATTGGGACAAATACATCAATGCGTTGCTTTTTGCTTATCGAGAAGTACCTCAAGAGAGTTTAGGCTTTGCACCATTTGAACTTTTGTATGGCCACACAGTACGAGGTCCTATGCAGATACTCAAAGAACTGTGGACGGAAGAAATTCCGGATGATGACGTCAAGACTACCTACCAGTATGTCATAGACTTAAGAGAGAAATTAGAGGAAACATGCAAAATTGCCCACGAACAGCTAGAGAAGGCGCAACAGAAACAGAGAAAATACTACAACAAGAAGACAAAAGTtaggaaaatgaaagtaggaGACAAAGTCTTAATACTTCTTCCTACAGAAGCAAACAAACTACTTATGCAATGGAAGGGTCCATTGGACATAGTTGAAAGATTAGGAGACATGGATTACAGAGTCAATATTGATGGAAAGATTAAGACAATCCATGCAAACTTACTCAAACAGTACATCGAAAGAGAAGATGAATGCTGTGGTGCATTTTCAGCATGTGGTGTGTCATTGATAGACTTTGATGGTGACGATGACGAAACAGATGACAACAAAGAACATATTCTTCTACCACCTGCCGTACAAACAGAAACTTACAATGATGtcaatatttcagaaaatgcCACATCAGATCAACGTAATGCATTACAGAAATTATGCAAGTCGTTTGCAGATTTTCTTACTGATTTACCTGGAGTCACAAATTTGGTGGAACACAGAATAGAATTGATGACAAATGGACCTGTGCGAATTAAACAGTATCCACTTCCTTTTCATACGGAAAATACCATTAAAGAAGAAGTCGAAAAAATGCTTCAATTGAAAGTTATTGAACCTTCTTCGTCGCCATATTGCGCGCCAATAGTGATTGCCCGAAAGAAAGACGGAACAAATAGATTCTGCGTGGACTTTCGGAAGCTGAACAACATTACAGTGTTCGATTCAGAACCTATGCCAAATCCTGAGAGCATTTTCGCAAAGATGTCTGGAAAGAAGTTTGTATCAAAAATTGACCTCAGTAAAGGATACTGGCAAGTGCCCATGGATCACCAAAGCAAACATCTCACAGCATTTTCTACACCATGTGGACTATTCCAATTCACAACTATGCCGTTTGGGCTAGTGAATGCACCAGCGACATTTAACAGGCTGATGAGAAAATTGTTGCATGGTATGAACGAGGTTGACAACTTCATAGATGATATACTGATTTCGACTGATACATGGGAAGATCATCTGGAGGTGCTGACAGAATTGTTTGTTCGCTTACAAAACGCTGGATTGACCGCCAGACCATCGAAGTGTTTCTTTGCATTCTCCGAACTAGAATGTCTCGGACATATCATCGGTCAGCAGAGACTACGACCTGAGGAGGATAAGATTGAATCATTGAAGAATGCACCTATCCCTGAAACAAAGAAACAAGTTCGATCTTTTTTGGGACTAGCGGGGTTTTATAGGAAGTTTATCCCAAACTTTTCAGTGATCGCAATTCCTTTAACAAATCTGACGAAGAAAGGTCAGCCAAACAAAGTAAAATGGACAGAGAGTACTCAGCAAGCATTCGATACTTTGAAGGATTTGTTATGTAAGAGACCTATCCTTAAACTGCCAGATTTTGATCGCACATTTATCTTACGCACAGATGCTTCAGAAGATGGAATTGGAGCCGTACTCCTTCAGCtggaaaatgatgaaaaacttCCTGTGGCATATGCGAGCAGAAAATTGCAAGATAGGGAACGATCCTATGCAGTTATCGAAAAGGAGTGTCTTGCAGTTGTATGGGGAGTACAGAAATTTCACCAATATTTATACGGTCAGGAGTTTTCATTAGAAACCGACCATCAACCACTTACGTACCTTGACAAGTCAAAGACTGAGAATTCTCGTTTGATGAGATGGGCATTACTTCTCCAGCAATATCGTTTCCGAATTGTAACAATCAAGGGCAGCGACAATGTCGGAGCAGATTACTTGAGCCGTCAGTAG
- the LOC117690467 gene encoding myb-like protein X: MSTIAEMEKLLEMGAKMGLKDEELKQFVRDEQSRMRDEREKDRSERQAKEEREFKLQMEKEYSDRAREERQHQLEMEARKEEFAASEHQRKIQELEADQQFQAAEKMQKSSMESTHVIETQQPLKGPKLPPFDEAKDNIDAYIQRFERYATAQNWIRINWGSHLSALLTGKALDVFARLPPSRSLDYDELKNALYKRFEMTEDGFRKKFRTSKPDGSETFSQFSSRLDSYLERWIELSESTKTYEELKDLILREQFLLCCNKELSLFLKERCPSNIQEMAQFADQFAEARTTTSSFLTQKPFGFERNQQNNRQNNDRQFQSKDNGQATSTNQRGCFICGRFGHKANERDSRRPVRNQSDRFSDGGRGTEKFGNNNNTRYRN; this comes from the coding sequence ATGTCTACCATCGCGGAAATGGAGAAACTCTTGGAGATGGGAGCCAAGATGGGACTAAAAGATGAAGAACTTAAACAATTTGTGCGTGATGAACAATCTCGTATGCGTGATGAACGTGAAAAAGATAGATCTGAGAGACAAGCAAAAGAAGAAAGAGAATTCAAGCTACAAATGGAAAAAGAATACAGTGATCGCGCTCGAGAAGAACGACAACATCAACTTGAAATGGAAGCCAGAAAAGAAGAGTTCGCAGCATCTGAGcatcaaagaaaaatacaagAACTTGAAGCTGACCAACAGTTCCAAGCAGCAGAGAAAATGCAGAAATCATCCATGGAATCAACTCACGTCATTGAAACTCAACAACCACTTAAAGGCCCTAAATTACCTCCTTTTGATGAAGCAAAAGACAATATTGATGCATATATTCAGCGGTTCGAAAGATATGCTACTGCGCAGAACTGGATTCGTATCAACTGGGGATCACATCTTAGTGCACTTTTGACTGGAAAAGCTTTGGATGTTTTCGCCAGATTACCACCGTCTCGTTCTCTTGATTATGATGAACTTAAGAACGCACTTTACAAACGATTCGAAATGACAGAAGATGGTTTCCGAAAAAAATTTCGAACATCAAAACCTGATGGAAGTGAGACGTTTTCACAGTTCTCTTCGAGACTAGACAGTTATTTAGAACGCTGGATTGAACTATCAGAATCTACCAAAACGTATGAAGAACTGAAGGATCTCATTTTAAGGGAACAATTCCTATTGTGTTGTAATAAGGAACTTTCACTGTTTCTTAAGGAGAGATGTCCATCGAATATCCAGGAAATGGCACAGTTCGCTGATCAATTTGCGGAAGCCAGAACTACTACTTCGTCTTTCCTCACACAGAAGCCATTTGGATTCGAAAGAAACCAACAAAATAATAGACAAAACAATGATCGTCAATTTCAATCCAAAGACAATGGGCAAGCTACATCAACAAATCAAAGAGGATGTTTTATTTGTGGAAGATTTGGACACAAAGCTAATGAACGTGATTCACGTAGACCAGTTAGAAATCAAAGTGACAGATTTAGTGATGGCGGTCGTGGCACCGAAAAATTCGGTAACAACAATAATACACGATACAGAAATTAG
- the LOC117681484 gene encoding transforming growth factor-beta-induced protein ig-h3-like encodes MYRNCFCLHIFFLTHHNFKPPMMIALVALTVFVQSVFGGNLVEVLQNDGETTLISLVKQAGLADALLSGEYTIFAPTNAAFSKLPQSVLDGLQRDTNALANILKYHVVKGSIHKADASNELQLETLAGTKIRFNIYNHNHVVTVEGSKITHFDLTASNGMVHVIDTVMMPPSGSIVDLVAGNSDLSTLLSQVQSAGLAGALQGDALTVFAPTNAAFNRLGSHVLNNLKSNPQLLKEILEYHVVPHTEYSAGLYNREQLATLDSHHDVIRLGVSTHGVVINHRAHVTKADISATNGVVHIIDHVLIPARHIFSSILGRK; translated from the exons ATGTATCGGAATTGCTTTTgtcttcacattttttttcttacacacCACAACTTTAAGCCACCCATGATGATCGCTTTAGTAGCTTTGACCGTGTTTGTGCAGAGTGTGTTTGGAGGAAACCTGGTAGAGGTTTTACAAAACGACGGGGAGACGACTTTAATATCTCTTGTCAAGCAAGCCGGTCTGGCTGACGCTCTCTTATCAG GAGAGTACACCATATTTGCTCCAACAAATGCTGCATTCTCCAAACTTCCCCAGTCTGTCCTTGACGGTCTACAGAGAGATACCAACGCTTTGGCAAATATACTGAAATACCACGTGGTCAAAGGTTCCATTCACAAGGCCGATGCATCCAATGAGCTTCAGTTGGAGACTTTGGCTGGAACCAAAATCAGATTTAACATCTATAATCACAATCAC GTGGTGACTGTGGAAGGATCCAAAATCACACACTTTGACCTGACCGCCTCAAATGGTATGGTGCACGTGATTGACACTGTAATGATGCCTCCTTCAGGAAGCATTGTGGATTTGGTGGCCGGCAACAGCGACCTGAGCACTCTTCTGTCTCAGGTCCAATCAGCAGGATTGGCCGGGGCACTACAGG GAGATGCTCTAACGGTATTTGCACCAACCAACGCTGCATTTAATAGACTTGGCAGTCATGTATTAAACAATCTGAAAAGCAACCCACAGCTTCTGAAAG AAATTCTGGAGTACCACGTCGTTCCTCACACTGAATACTCAGCTGGATTGTACAACCGAGAACAGCTCGCAACTCTAGATTCTCACCATGACGTCATCAGACTTGGAGTCA GTACTCATGGTGTTGTTATTAATCACCGTGCTCACGTGACAAAAGCCGACATTAGCGCCACCAACGGTGTTGTACACATCATTGATCACGTTCTTATTCCAGCCCGTCATATCTTTTCTTCGATATTGGGAAGAAagtaa